TGGGTCAACGGAACCTCTATCTACCAGTGGAGCGATGGACAGTCTGTGAATGGTACCTGGCACACTTTGGCACCTGTCGCTGAGATGTACGATGTTGATATTTGTGGTGGACACGCTGCCCGGGGAGACTATCACCACCACTTCTACAGCGATTGCCTGGCCGACTTGGTTGGAGATACTGGAGATAGCCACTCCCCCGTCTACGGGTTTACCGCCGATGGCTATCCCATTTATGGCCCTTGGGAGGCCGATGGTGTACTGGCAATAAGTAGCTGGGTCACTAGAGACTATGACGATGCCGACTCTAATAGCGGCTGCGGGATTACAGGCGAGCGCCGTTGTTTACTGGTAGATGAATACGATTTATCACAGGGCACAAATTCACTTGCCCAATCCGGCCCCAGTACCAGCGATACATTTACGTCCCTATCAGGCAACCTTTTTCAAACCACCAGCGGTTTTTTTTACGAAGACTATTACTGGGACTCCAATTTGACCGACCAGGAAGGCGCTTATCTGGATCAATACAATGGGCACAGTGACAGCGAACGTGGTTATCACTACCACCTAACGGTAGAGCTGAATGATGAAGGGCAGCTGACACCATCATTCCCCTATACCTTTGGGCCCCGCTTTTACGGCAAACTCGATGACCAGACAATTGTGAATGTTTGCTCCGATGAAGTCGGGGAGGTTTTCCCCCTGGCCCACCGCCCATGTAGCTAGGCCAGAAAGAAAGCAGCTATTTACTACATTTTGTTTCGGTCCGGAATAGATCAACAATTTCAGACCGAAACACACTCCCCCGATAAATTTCCAAAAGCCAATAGGGAACCAATCAGTCAGCTAAAATCTCATTGAGAATTATATTCTCTCCAAGAAAATAAAAATAAAAAATTATAACCCTAAAAGAAACGATTAAATAACCTAGTTTTTGCCTTTTATCGCTAAAAAAAAATCCATACTTATGACTTTACGCACAAAGTAAAAAAAAGGTCCAAGAAATTTATCACACCGCAAATCAGGTCAATATTTGTCCACATTTTCTCCACTTTTATACGCTAATTTCAGACTCACCCCCTCCTAATTCACGGTGTGATATGAAATTAACGGAAATTTTTCAAAGGGATCGACAGTCCATTTTGCCCTATGCAATATCTTTGGTACTGCTTTCCGGTGCACTGCAGGCATGTGGTGGAGGCAGCAGCTCTTCATCTGACTCATCAGACACTACAGCGGAAGACAGTAGCAGTGATTCAGATTCCAGTAGCGATGACGGCTCGTCAGATGATAGTGGCAGCTCAGACTCAAGCGCCGACAGCGGGGTTTGGATTTTAAATACTGATGATGAGCGCGCACCCTATACCTATGAAACTAACAGCAATGAACAAGTATTGGTAAATGTTCAAAGCGTTGAATCTGAAACTGTCGACGGTAAAGAATATACTGTTGTTTCTGCAACTGGCATTCCAAATTACACTATCGAAATTACACAAACCGTTCTCGATGCTCTACTGGAACGCCCAAAAGCATCTTCTGATTTTCTAACAGGCAGCCCCTACGTAAGCGTCGGAGATATTGTCAGTTTTGGTCAGGATATTGGTTACCAAAGTAATTCTTCTTGTGGCGCTGAAGCTGGCTATGGCTTTTGGCCGCCTGGGCCCGTTTGCCCTGAAAATGTTTCCCACGTTGGTTATTTTCCCGTTGACCCTGAACCCGCAACTGATAGTTGCGAAACCGGTTTAGGCGTACAAGGTTATTGGGTAAACGGAACCTCTATTTATCAATGGAGTGACGGGATGAGTGTTGATAATACATGGCATACACTCGCCCCCCTCGCTGAAGCCTACGATGTTGATATTTGCGGTGGCCATGCGGCAAACGGCGATTATCATCACCACTTTTACAGTGAATGTCTCGCAGAAATGGTCGGCGATATTGGTGACGACCACTCTCCAATTTATGGCTACACTGCCGATGGCTATGCAATTTACGGCCCCTGGGAAAGTGAAGGTGAATTGGCGGAAAGTAGTTGGGCTATTCGCGATTACGACGATACCTCATCCGAAAGTGGCTGTGGTGTTGCCGGCGAACGCAGCTGTTTATTAGTCGATGAATACGATATTTCCCAAGGTGTAGAAACCACTTCTAATACTGGCCCAACCACCAGCGATTCATATACCTCGGCCTCTGGAAATGAATTTGAAACAACTGCTGGTTTTTTCTATGAAGATTATTATTGGGATGAAGAACTTACGGCCCAAGGTGGAGTCTATTTAGATCAGTACAATGGCCATTCGGATGATGAGCGAGGATACCATTATCACCTTACGGTCACTGTCGATAGCGATGGACAATTAATCCCCGCCTTTCCCTTCACTTTTGGACCGCGTTTTTACGGAAAATTGGACGACCAAACTGTTGTCAGCCGATGCTCAACAACCGTAGGGCGGTAACCAATAAAGATAAATTGAGGTAACCTTCTCGTGAAAATTAACGGGTACTTTCTTGCCGGCTCATTAGTCTGGCTATCTGCAGCCACTGTTGTGGCTCAACCTAATCCCAGCTCGGGGCATAACAACGATCAACGTTCGGTTAGGGAAGTACCTGTTCGTAATAGCAACGGAAGAAACTGGCAAAATAATAATTCGGAAAACACTAGAAATAACAATGCAGATTCCTCCACCAACTCAAACGACGATGTAGCAGAGGAAGAAAACTCAACAGATACTACAGTAGATAATTCATCAGAAACGTCTATCGATGAAACAGAAGATACATCTGGTAATAATGGGGACTCGTCTACGGACGTAAACGAAGACAATTCCGACTCCTCAGATAATTCCACCATTTCAGACGACGAGGAAAATTCAACAACAGGCGACTCAGACATTACTTGGATTGTCAATTCAACGGACGAACGTGCGCCCTATATTTACGAAAATAACAGTAATCAGCAGGTACTGGTTAACGTGCAAAGTGTTGAGCCTGTGACCGTTGCCGGAAAAGAATATACCCGTATATCAGCTACCGGTATCCCGGACTATCAAATTGAAATAACACAGGAAATATTAGACGCACTCATTAACCGCCCAAAAGCCTCTTCAGATTTTGTCAGTGGCTACCCCCAGGTGCAGGCAGGTGAGGTTGTTAGCTTTGGCCAGGACATCGGCTATCGCAGTAATTCCAGCTGCGGCTCTGAGGCAGGTTACGGTTTCTGGCCCCCCGGCCCCGTCTGTCCCGAAAACGTTTCCCATGTAGGCTATATTCCTGCTGAACCAGAAGCATCCACAGATAACTGTGAAACTGGGCTTGGCGTAC
This DNA window, taken from Microbulbifer sp. VAAF005, encodes the following:
- a CDS encoding YHYH protein, which translates into the protein MRLQESFPFQTRTLLISALTILLVCTPLTGCDNDDSDPPPSDDDTGDDSSPWVLNTDDERAPYIYESNSNEQVLVNVQSIETVTVDGREYSQVTASGIPDYEIEITTAIYNELINRPKANTDFVYGSPTVQIGDIVSFGQDIGFSSNPNTCYAEAGFGFWPPGPVCPENVSHNSYFPTEPEVSEEDCESGLGPQGYWVNGTSIYQWSDGQSVNGTWHTLAPVAEMYDVDICGGHAARGDYHHHFYSDCLADLVGDTGDSHSPVYGFTADGYPIYGPWEADGVLAISSWVTRDYDDADSNSGCGITGERRCLLVDEYDLSQGTNSLAQSGPSTSDTFTSLSGNLFQTTSGFFYEDYYWDSNLTDQEGAYLDQYNGHSDSERGYHYHLTVELNDEGQLTPSFPYTFGPRFYGKLDDQTIVNVCSDEVGEVFPLAHRPCS
- a CDS encoding YHYH protein; amino-acid sequence: MKINGYFLAGSLVWLSAATVVAQPNPSSGHNNDQRSVREVPVRNSNGRNWQNNNSENTRNNNADSSTNSNDDVAEEENSTDTTVDNSSETSIDETEDTSGNNGDSSTDVNEDNSDSSDNSTISDDEENSTTGDSDITWIVNSTDERAPYIYENNSNQQVLVNVQSVEPVTVAGKEYTRISATGIPDYQIEITQEILDALINRPKASSDFVSGYPQVQAGEVVSFGQDIGYRSNSSCGSEAGYGFWPPGPVCPENVSHVGYIPAEPEASTDNCETGLGVQGYWVNGTSIYQWSDGQSVNNTWHTLAPMAEVYDVDICGGHAANGDYHHHFYSDCLAEIAGDTADGHSPIYGYTADGYAIYGPWEDTGVLAKSSWAIRDYDDPRSDTGCGVAGQRSCLLIDEYDIDRGVSNTNNTGPTTSGSYTSQSGNEFETPAGFFYEDYYWDESLTAQGREYLDQFNGHTDSERGYHYHLTVTQDSNGQLVPAFPFTFGPRFAGKLDDQTIVNRCSTTVGR
- a CDS encoding YHYH protein — translated: MKLTEIFQRDRQSILPYAISLVLLSGALQACGGGSSSSSDSSDTTAEDSSSDSDSSSDDGSSDDSGSSDSSADSGVWILNTDDERAPYTYETNSNEQVLVNVQSVESETVDGKEYTVVSATGIPNYTIEITQTVLDALLERPKASSDFLTGSPYVSVGDIVSFGQDIGYQSNSSCGAEAGYGFWPPGPVCPENVSHVGYFPVDPEPATDSCETGLGVQGYWVNGTSIYQWSDGMSVDNTWHTLAPLAEAYDVDICGGHAANGDYHHHFYSECLAEMVGDIGDDHSPIYGYTADGYAIYGPWESEGELAESSWAIRDYDDTSSESGCGVAGERSCLLVDEYDISQGVETTSNTGPTTSDSYTSASGNEFETTAGFFYEDYYWDEELTAQGGVYLDQYNGHSDDERGYHYHLTVTVDSDGQLIPAFPFTFGPRFYGKLDDQTVVSRCSTTVGR